TTCCTGGCGGCGTTTGTTGTGTACTTGGAATCAGAAACACTAGTGACTCGAGAAGCGGTTACAGAAATTCTTGGCAGTAAGTACCTTCATTAGCGTTGGTCTGCAGGATCAGGCATGGTAGCTCAATTTTGGTTAGGGGGTAGCTCAATTTTGGTTAGGGGGTAGCTCTTGCTTgtactttctatttcttaaatggGAACTAAATGGAAAACTCATGATTTGGaaacacaaaaagtaaaaacGTGTGGTGGCTTGCTTTTTGTACTCGATTGTGTCGTTTAGTTcgtaaaatttagtttttaaaaaatccaggcCCACAGAAAGTTGCAAGAATAGCATAGTGAGTACCTGTGTGCACTGCACTTCGATCTGCTCGCTGTTACTTTGCCATGTCTTTCAGTCCTCTcgctctgtgtgcgtgtgtggatCATGTGAAAGCCACTTGTTGTATCACAGCTTATGCTTTAAGTGTTGCGGCATGCATTGTCCAAAAACAAAGGTGCTCTCTGATACGACTCGGTAACATTCTTGGTGGTGGTACTTTTTgagagaagaatgaaaggaaaaattgcAGGCTAAAGAGCTCAAAAGTCCACAATGAGGACTAGTTGCCAACAGTATGAACCCAATTGtaaaggattctttttcttttccttttgttgagaCAAattatatgtgtgcatatatatttgtatatatagtaatttatatttttaggttCAGGTTTTGTTCACATCATGACCTTATTTTTACTTTGGTATATTTTTTAGTTGAGCCAGATCGGGAGAAAGGATTTCATCTGGATGTAGAAGATTATCTCTCAGGAGTTCTGATTCTTGCCAGTGAATTGGTAAGAAGCTTAGTgatttgccattttctttttttttttttttttaaatattttattttatttttaagtgggctccatgcttgccatggggcttgaactccatatcccaagaccaagagtcagatgctccaccaactgagccagccaggcgcccctgccatttGCTTTTTTGATCTTCCCACTTCactgtcagtttttaaaatgggcaCAAAAATTCAGGAAGTCTTTTCTAAGCCTTCTCTTGGCCACCGGTTCGTCATTGTGCGCTGTATTATGTTTTGCTAGTCATCAGAGAAAGGCCAGCTCAAACAGTGTGCTAACTGTGCATACTTACCAATGTGTGAATTCTTAGAAGATGGTAATACCTCTTCCTTTCAAAGTATTGGCAAGAATGCCAAGAATGCCTATATTCCTAGTAactatgtaaatacatatatttgcttTGGAGAACAGTTTAACTATATAAGTGTATATTTTTTTGCCCGTATTCCCTTTATGTCACTGGAGAAATTGTCCtatgaaaataattctaaagaacaaaagctgtggggcgcctgggtagctcagtgggttaagcctctgccttcggctcaggtcatgatcccaggatcctggggtcgagccccgaatcgggctctttgctcagcagggagcctgcttcccttcctctctctctctgcctgcctctctgcttacttgtgatctctgtctgtcaaataaataaataaaatctttaaaaaaacaaaaaacaaaagctgttATGAAGGTCTGCCATAGCCTTTGTTCATAATGATGAAAACTTGACCAGAGAAACTGCAACAGAAGGGGAACGATTTCTTAAGTCGTGAAGTAACTGTAATATTAAACAACTGTCAAAATGTAATTACAAAGAACATGTGGAAAAGTGTGTCCTTGAGGGTCTTTTAGTTGTGCTTGGGAGGGAGATGTGCTAAAAGAGCCCTGTTGTAATGTATCCCGTTTGCCTTCCCTCCTGTAGTCCAGGCTATCTGTCAACAGTGTGACTGCGGGAGACTACTCCCGGCCCCTCCACATCTCCACCTTCATCAATGAGCTAGATTCTGGCTTCCGCCTTCTCAACCTGAAAAACGACTCCCTGAGGAAGCGCTATGACGGCTTGAAGTATGATGTGAAGAAAGTAGAGGAGGTGGTCTATGATCTCTCCATCCGAGGCTTCAATAAGGAGACAGCAGCGGCTTGTGCAGAGAAATAGGAGGCCCTCCTCGTGCCTGGCCCTGCTGACTTCAGTGGTTGCCAGTGAGGGTGAGCCCAGTGCCTCTCAAGGTAGTTAGGATTGCCCCGTTGCTAAACACCGCGCTTTATTTTCTTAACCAGTGTGTGGTGTAAGTATCAAAATTGAAACACATTTTGGGGGGTAAAAAAGATAGCCTTTACAAGGAcagattttctttgttgtttcagTGAATATGCTCTGTAATTCTGTGTATTTCAGTTCTGTCAAAAAGTGTAAATGTCAGTCTCTTGGTAAAGTCCTTTTCTTGCTTACCCTGATGCTGTTGATGTACTGATTGAGGAGTTTATTGTCTTGTGTTCCTTCCAGAAGTGATCCTTGGTGTTTTCTATATCCAAATTAGCCATCCACTCCCAGGTGTAGCCTGGATACAGTATAAACATAGGTAATTTAAAAGGATGGTTGCCAAGCAAAGGgcaacttattttatatttcccttcCTTATTTTAAGCCTCATAAGTAAAtcagatgttgaattttttttgcaAGGGAGTTACAGCCCCAGGGTCTCTCACTGCcatcaaaatgtaaaagataaaattgcAAAGTCAAGTTCAACAGATTATTTTGGGATGTTTTTGTATTAGGGGATTGAGTAACATCTTATCATTTAGCTCTATTTACCAGGTGTAGAGTAGGGCTTAGTGTTTTACAACACCTCTGTTTTCTGATGTTGCCTTAACATTCTGCTCTTGTAGCAACTTAAAAATCGTTTTCACACACATCTTGAACTAAcacttcatataaatatatttttaagctatGAAACCTTTTTCCTAGCAGCCAGCTAGACTGTCTGGTCTGAGACTATAAAGCCACCCAGTCAAGTAAATTAGCAATACCCTGACTGGTATGTTCAGAGAGCAAAACTGCTGTGCTTTgtctggaaaaaagagaaaacttggaTTAAAAAAGAAGCTCTGCTGATTTGTTAGTGTTTTTTAGAGTAAGCAGTTTCCGGTTTTGGCAGCTGTCCCAGCAGTCAGGTTTTAGATTTACAGTTTTGGGCAAGTCACATGAACCTTGTTGGCACCTACCTCCCCCTCCTTGTTTTCAGGTAGTGCTAAGAATACTTGCCATGGAATTTTTGCTGTGAATTGAAATGGTTTAAAATGGTGACTTAACCCATAGTTTTTTGGAGCTCACTGAAAGGAAGGTGCTAGTGTTTCCAGAAAAATAGGAAGTATTTGGAAGTATCATCCTCTCATGCCTGATAGCAGGTTAAGCTTTCTGTTTGTGCAGTAGAATATTTGGCATTCCCTCTCAG
Above is a genomic segment from Lutra lutra chromosome 3, mLutLut1.2, whole genome shotgun sequence containing:
- the TSN gene encoding translin isoform X1 translates to MSVSEIFVELQGFLAAEQDIREEIRKVVQSLEQTAREILTLLQGVHQGAGFQDIPKRCLKAREHFGTVKTHLTSLKTKFPAEQYYRFHEHWRFVLQRLVFLAAFVVYLESETLVTREAVTEILGIEPDREKGFHLDVEDYLSGVLILASELSRLSVNSVTAGDYSRPLHISTFINELDSGFRLLNLKNDSLRKRYDGLKYDVKKVEEVVYDLSIRGFNKETAAACAEK